A genomic stretch from Astatotilapia calliptera chromosome 4, fAstCal1.2, whole genome shotgun sequence includes:
- the cox6a2 gene encoding cytochrome c oxidase subunit 6A2, mitochondrial encodes MSAALAARRVLAAASHSGNEGGAKTWKILTIVLAFPGVSVCIANAYMKAQAHSHEQLEFVPYSHLRIRTKKFPWGDGNHSLFHNPHTNPLPDGYESSHH; translated from the exons ATGTCGGCCGCCTTAGCCGCTCGCCGGGTGCTTGCTGCTGCGTCACATTCAGGCAATGAAGGAGGAG caaagacctggaagATACTGACCATCGTCTTGGCCTTTCCTGGGGTTAGTGTCTGCATAGCCAATGCTTACATGAAGGCCCAGGCGCACTCACATGAACAGCTCGAATTTGTGCCATATTCTCACCTGCGTATCCGCACCAAG AAATTTCCCTGGGGAGATGGAAACCACAGTCTGTTCCACAACCcgcacaccaaccctctgcctGACGGCTACGAGAGCTCCCATCACTGA
- the armc5 gene encoding armadillo repeat-containing protein 5, with the protein MAAECDRKNPRTPSREGQPSPESSLTWCLTHISKSGSGSERQGQSGSGGARETDKRSKVSQWRALVAIRTQHIKGGKAGIARFRGQGGLRHLLDLIKHPECSRKTLDLALSILGNCCTELETRIEVRKLDGINIVVDILKKNVSLETVLNRAARALGNLAMDPESSALIHSAGGVPLLLLCVSLSSAPSSPTAAPPKDACPKLECAQSATRALLYLCDTPSNRLSLLTQGTLSALTPLIAPEYPQGLRRAALRTLHELTRGCGVECAREVSRSGVLAQLGVMVTGESGKPFEELALKTLANMCSQGCLRPLVGSLGVIQKFTEEVKRDPLKSGLFLKALCLCCKEAVNRAKVKESGGLEVLIGFLSAHQSHPLSRLALMACVDFVFDESAMEQLQELGLVPLLVARLVELTRGEEPLTEKMDVSLSSSTSPTELLSSLCFDSFDFPPPEGHKKEESGREQGSSSFLSLRSWLVSEGLIASEGDLLDSSNVDGEWGSLQIPPSSSPQTPSSNPHSSSSLKNSSSPNSAISSASKKAPHSSPLSSSSSKVTNLPPSNTLSPQTQPSSSTISSPTKTSQTPVSPSKFSSPLRRRPRAQSTTSLTKVTLETPPSVPRALAFHHPYHPEPWTPESPILLLLSRFSHATDPSAALVSSGVMSGLLFYLTQREDPSSKCFRMLCRLSCNPNCLQSLLRTGSVALIRHHLCQREEGFEGGDRQTDRVKAKVKQLGVALLNNLRVQCESGFGSGVLAHVMLSGSDSDKLNCALSLPLISSNKSLLKKLLLDSGGLLLALRPLSCDDDDGADEDHPAECERLLSDFLNSPHSGVTSHLHSLYFSLLIGCLSALTGTIKTELDKKHSISVIRQSISSLGHFSPPPSKKARLADTCPYSISNFDLFLLLDDGTQVPACREAVAGVEGTGGVEGTGGVGSEYFRALLRGGFGEAQGNSKEAIPIKDVSRGALLPVLHYLHGCRFTKGEETIKEREEGRKSGQCQILDKLVLDGLSLYESETEERSEGNVDFQKTPLCEMMIGGCRFLVSELQRDLEDLCVSFLLSCCPKAANRTTTEANAEKDASKMDHECPESAEESLANRTSELELTGFKMQTEKTKKPNSLQQTDGKKTVDKSVSSEELTLRPKSLIKDSEQLPKSAAQGSRSSETFAEGGVLAALLPQLYWFSQRYSYPALGRACLSLLLGCQDCPRPFLSSSIAGDCLRRLAREADCAETLKQDLLSLVSVALT; encoded by the exons ATGGCTGCAGAATGTGACAGAAAAAACCCGAGAACACCTTCCAGGGAAGGACAACCATCACCAGAGTCTTCTTTGACCTGGTGCTTGACTCACATCTCCAAATCTGGATCGGGGTCTGAGCGTCAGGGACAGTCAGGCTCAGGCGGTGCCAGAGAAACGGACAAGAGGTCCAAAGTCTCCCAGTGGCGAGCGCTTGTTGCTATTAGGACGCAGCACATCAAGGGCGGCAAGGCTGGCATTGCCAGATTCAGAGGTCAGGGTGGTCTCCGGCACCTGTTGGATCTGATTAAACACCCAGAGTGCTCGAGGAAAACTCTGGATCTCGCTCTTAGCATCCTGGGCAACTGCTGCACTGAGCTGGAGACACGAATAGAG GTGCGTAAACTTGATGGGATAAATATTGTAG TGGACATCCTTAAGAAAAATGTGTCACTGGAAACAGTCCTGAACCGAGCAGCCCGCGCTTTAGGGAACTTGGCCATGGATCCAGAAAGCTCTGCACTCATCCACTCTGCAG GTGGTgttcctcttctccttctctgcGTGTCTCTTTCATCTGCACCGTCCTCCCCCACAGCTGCTCCACCCAAAGATGCCTGTCCCAAACTTGAGTGTGCTCAGTCTGCTACTCGAGCCCTTCTCTACCTCTGTGATACGCCTTCTAATCGCCTTTCATTGCTCACCCAAGGGACCCTATCTGCGCTCACCCCTCTTATTGCACCAGAGTATCCCCAGGGGTTGAGGCGAGCAGCTCTCAGGACTCTCCATGAGCTCACCCGGGGCTGTGGTGTTGAATGTGCCAGGGAGGTGTCTCGTTCCGGGGTCCTCGCTCAGCTGGGTGTCATGGTGACAGGAGAGTCTGGTAAACCCTTTGAAGAGTTGGCACTGAAAACATTAGCCAATATGTGCTCTCAGGGTTGCCTACGCCCTCTCGTGGGGTCACTGGGAGTCATCCAGAAGTTCACAGAGGAGGTTAAAAGGGACCCACTGAAGTCAGGACTCTTCCTCAAGGCTCTGTGCTTGTGCTGCAAAGAGGCCGTGAACCGGGCCAAGGTGAAAGAGAGCGGCGGACTGGAGGTACTGATTGGCTTTTTGTCGGCTCATCAGAGTCATCCTCTTTCCCGTCTCGCTCTTATGGCCTGTGTAGACTTTGTTTTTGATGAATCTGCCatggagcagctgcaggagtTGGGGCTGGTTCCTCTTCTTGTTGCACGGCTAGTTGAGCTCACCAGAGGAGAGGAGCCATTGACTGAGAAGATGGACGTGAGCCTCTCCTCTAGTACGTCTCCCACCGAGCTCCTGTCTTCATTATGTTTTGATTCCTTTGATTTTCCTCCTCCCGAGGGACACAAAAAGGAAGAATCTGGTAGGGAGCAGGGCTCATCCAGCTTTTTAAGTCTCAG GTCCTGGTTGGTGTCTGAGGGTTTGATAGCTTCTGAAGGGGACCTTCTAGATTCTTCTAATGTTGATGGAGAATGGGGGAGTCTTCAGATCCCGCCATCTTCATCACCTCAAACCCCTTCCTCAAACCCACATTCTAGTTCCTCTCTTAAAAACTCTTCTTCACCCAACTCAGCTATTTCTTCTGCTTCTAAAAAAGCACCTCACTCTTCGCCTttgtcttcatcatcatcaaaagTCACCAATCTGCCTCCCTCCAATACGCTCTCACCACAAACCCAGCCTAgttcctccaccatctcctctccCACTAAAACAAGCCAAACCCCCGTTTCTCCATCCAAGTTTTCATCCCCACTCAGACGCAGGCCGCGGGCTCAATCAACAACGTCTTTGACTAAAGTCACACTTGAGACTCCTCCATCTGTGCCTCGCGCATTAGCTTTCCATCACCCTTACCACCCCGAACCCTGGACGCCAGAGTCACccatcctgctgctgctgtcgcgCTTCTCCCACGCCACCGATCCAAGTGCTGCTCTGGTCAGCTCAGGCGTCATGTCCGGCTTGCTCTTTTACCTTACCCAGCGTGAGGATCCCAGCAGCAAGTGCTTCCGCATGCTTTGCCGGCTGAGCTGCAACCCGAACTGTTTGCAGTCGCTTCTCCGAACGGGTTCTGTAGCGCTCATTCGCCACCATCTCTGCCAGAGAGAAGAAGGATTTGAAGGAGGAGACAGGCAGACGGACAGAGTGAAAGCCAAAGTTAAACAGCTTG GTGTGGCCCTTCTGAATAACCTGCGTGTCCAGTGTGAGTCTGGATTTGGCTCTGGGGTTCTTGCACATGTGATGCTGTCTGGCTCTGACTCAGATAAGCTGAACTGTGCACTGTCTCTGCCTTTAATCAGCAG CAACAAGTCACTGCTGAAGAAACTTCTTCTGGACAGCGGCGGGCTGCTCTTGGCCCTGCGGCCCCTCAGCTGTGACGACGATGATGGTGCGGACGAAGACCACCCTGCTGAATGTGAAAGACTGCTTTCTGACTTTTTGAATTCTCCACATTCAGGCGTGACCTCACATCTCCACTCGCTGTACTTCTCTCTCCTGATTGGATGCCTGTCTGCTCTCACAGGTACCATTAAAACCGAGCTCGACAAAAAACATTCAATTTCAGTTATAAGACAGTCGATCAGTAGCCTTGGTCATTTTTCTCCGCCTCCCTCTAAAAAAGCTCGGCTAGCAGACACATGCCCTTACAGCATCTCTAACTTTGATCTGTTCTTGCTGCTGGATGATGGGACCCAGGTCCCAGCCTGCAGGGAGGCTGTAGCTGGGGTTGAGGGCACAGGTGGGGTTGAGGGCACAGGTGGGGTTGGCTCTGAGTATTTCAGGGCCCTGTTGAGAGGTGGATTTGGAGAAGCTCAGGGCAATTCAAAAGAAGCTATCCCCATTAAAGATGTCAGCAGAGGTGCATTATTACCAGTGCTACATTATCTGCATGGATGTCGCTTTACTAAGGGTGAAGAAACAATTAAGGaaagggaggaaggaaggaagagtgGACAGTGCCAGATTTTGGACAAATTGGTGCTCGATGGTCTGAGTCTCTATGAAAGCGAGACAGAGGAGCGCTCGGAAGGAAATGTGGATTTCCAGAAAACTCCGTTATGTGAGATGATGATTGGAGGTTGCAGGTTTTTGGTAAGTGAGCTACAGAGAGACTTAGAGGACCTGTGTGTGTCGTTTCTCCTGTCCTGCTGTCCAAAAGCCGCTAATCGGACTACAACAGAGGCCAACGCTGAAAAGGATGCATCCAAAATGGACCACGAGTGCCCCGAGTCTGCTGAGGAAAGCCTGGCCAATCGAACGTCAGAGCTAGAGCTGACAGGATTTAAGAtgcaaactgaaaaaacaaagaaaccaaattcCCTGCAACAGACAGACGGTAAGAAAACAGTGGACAAATCAGTCAGTTCAGAAGAGCTGACTTTAAGACCAAAGAGCTTGATTAAAGATTCAGAGCAGCTTCCTAAATCTGCGGCTCAGGGCTCTCGCTCCTCGGAAACATTTGCTGAAGGTGGTGTTCTGGCTGCTCTGCTGCCCCAGTTGTACTGGTTTTCCCAGCGGTACAGCTACCCAGCACTGGGCCGGGCTTGCCTGTCCTTGCTGCTGGGCTGTCAGGACTGTCCTCGGCCCTTCCTGTCCTCCTCCATTGCTGGGGACTGCCTTCGCAGACTGGCCAGAGAAGCTGACTGTGCAGAGACTCTCAAACAAGATCTGTTAAGTTTGGTCTCCGTAGCTTTGACCTGA
- the LOC113019979 gene encoding uncharacterized protein LOC113019979 isoform X2 yields the protein MVEREWQPLSAGELEHRLDQAVEEILESQLLAKLEKQSHRRPPPTNTIYVQLLQNQVGPQVLHTATTSSPSEQEEEKEEEAAESQEQVDTVDNPAIKYISDLLQSSKSRTRMAGRARLSMSHTVLLSLTLLSERVSYRTVSRRFQLEKGNIHRIFFSFCQRINMLEERHIKWPAGKEAVEALFPFSNLIGKKEVEGGQGVPQVLGVLGHTRIPIRLPIGKHDVESTIPEVKRMKMEAPPDSWLNLELVCDIRGRFLHCRISKGSHVDRGRALRDKLKQNPDLMPSSSCLVARAGYPLTDQIFTPYTGSHGPREALFNKTLEEHFQILDQAIADLRARFRRLTYLDIGNYDRARAVVLTACVLHNVFLDLGQAVQGEKEEATPQDEEGEADDEGVCRRDSITDFLFKSFNHGNA from the exons ATGGTGGAACGGGAGTGGCAGCCTCTGTCTGCGGGCGAGCTGGAGcacaggctggaccaggcggtgGAAGAGATCCTGGAGTCACAGCTCCTGGCAAAACTGGAAAAGCAGTCCCATCGTCGTCCTCCTCCTACCAATACTATTTACGTACAGTTACTACAGAATCAGGTGGGGCCCCAAGTTttacacacagcaacaacatcCAGTCCGTCCgagcaggaggaagagaaagaggaggaggctgCAGAGTCCCAGGAGCAGGTTGATACTGTGGATAATCCAGCGATCAAG TACATTTCAGACCTACTTCAAAGCTCCAAATCAAGGACACGAATGGCTGGACGGGCTCGCTTATCAATGTCCCACActgtcctcctgtctctcacACTGCTGTCCGAGCGAGTCAGTTACCGCACTGTGTCCCGCCGCTTCCAGCTGGAGAAGGGAAACATCCACAGgatcttcttctctttctgccaGCGCATAAACATGCTGGAAGAGAGGCACATCAAATGGCCAGCTG GGAAAGAGGCTGTAGAGGCACTTTTCCCATTCTCCAATCTAATTGGAAAAAAGGAAGTAGAAGGAGGACAAGGTGTTCCTCAGGTTCTGGGAGTGTTGGGACACACCCGGATCCCTATTCGCCTGCCTATAGGGAAACATGATGTGGAGAGCACCATACCTGAGGTGAAGAGAATGAAGATGGAGGCCCCTCCTGACTCTTGGTTAAACCTTGAGCTTGTGTGTGACATTAGAGGCCGGTTCTTGCACTGCAGAATCAGTAAAGGATCTCATGTGGACAGAGGTCGTGCTCTAAGAGACAAACTCAAACAGAACCCTGACCTAATGCCTTCCAGCTCCTGCCTTGTGGCCAGAGCTGGCTACCCACTTACTGATCAGATTTTTACCCCGTACACAGGAAGTCACGGACCAAGAGAGGCGCTCTTTAACAAGACGCTGGAGGAGCATTTTCAGATCCTAGATCAGGCCATTGCCGATCTGAGAGCCAGGTTTCGGAGGCTCACGTATCTGGATATTGGAAACTATGACCGAGCCAGAGCTGTTGTGCTGACTGCCTGTGTGTTGCATAATGTGTTTCTGGACCTAGGACAGGCGGTTCaaggagagaaggaggaagCCACACCCCAAGATGAAGAGGGGGAGGCAGATGACGAGGGTGTATGCAGACGTGACTCCATTacagattttctgtttaaaAGCTTTAATCATGGAAACGCGTGA
- the LOC113019979 gene encoding uncharacterized protein LOC113019979 isoform X1 gives MDVSECVLSAGRAVLDMVEREWQPLSAGELEHRLDQAVEEILESQLLAKLEKQSHRRPPPTNTIYVQLLQNQVGPQVLHTATTSSPSEQEEEKEEEAAESQEQVDTVDNPAIKYISDLLQSSKSRTRMAGRARLSMSHTVLLSLTLLSERVSYRTVSRRFQLEKGNIHRIFFSFCQRINMLEERHIKWPAGKEAVEALFPFSNLIGKKEVEGGQGVPQVLGVLGHTRIPIRLPIGKHDVESTIPEVKRMKMEAPPDSWLNLELVCDIRGRFLHCRISKGSHVDRGRALRDKLKQNPDLMPSSSCLVARAGYPLTDQIFTPYTGSHGPREALFNKTLEEHFQILDQAIADLRARFRRLTYLDIGNYDRARAVVLTACVLHNVFLDLGQAVQGEKEEATPQDEEGEADDEGVCRRDSITDFLFKSFNHGNA, from the exons atggatgtcAGTGAATGTGTTTTATCGGCAGGCAGGGCCGTGCTGGACATGGTGGAACGGGAGTGGCAGCCTCTGTCTGCGGGCGAGCTGGAGcacaggctggaccaggcggtgGAAGAGATCCTGGAGTCACAGCTCCTGGCAAAACTGGAAAAGCAGTCCCATCGTCGTCCTCCTCCTACCAATACTATTTACGTACAGTTACTACAGAATCAGGTGGGGCCCCAAGTTttacacacagcaacaacatcCAGTCCGTCCgagcaggaggaagagaaagaggaggaggctgCAGAGTCCCAGGAGCAGGTTGATACTGTGGATAATCCAGCGATCAAG TACATTTCAGACCTACTTCAAAGCTCCAAATCAAGGACACGAATGGCTGGACGGGCTCGCTTATCAATGTCCCACActgtcctcctgtctctcacACTGCTGTCCGAGCGAGTCAGTTACCGCACTGTGTCCCGCCGCTTCCAGCTGGAGAAGGGAAACATCCACAGgatcttcttctctttctgccaGCGCATAAACATGCTGGAAGAGAGGCACATCAAATGGCCAGCTG GGAAAGAGGCTGTAGAGGCACTTTTCCCATTCTCCAATCTAATTGGAAAAAAGGAAGTAGAAGGAGGACAAGGTGTTCCTCAGGTTCTGGGAGTGTTGGGACACACCCGGATCCCTATTCGCCTGCCTATAGGGAAACATGATGTGGAGAGCACCATACCTGAGGTGAAGAGAATGAAGATGGAGGCCCCTCCTGACTCTTGGTTAAACCTTGAGCTTGTGTGTGACATTAGAGGCCGGTTCTTGCACTGCAGAATCAGTAAAGGATCTCATGTGGACAGAGGTCGTGCTCTAAGAGACAAACTCAAACAGAACCCTGACCTAATGCCTTCCAGCTCCTGCCTTGTGGCCAGAGCTGGCTACCCACTTACTGATCAGATTTTTACCCCGTACACAGGAAGTCACGGACCAAGAGAGGCGCTCTTTAACAAGACGCTGGAGGAGCATTTTCAGATCCTAGATCAGGCCATTGCCGATCTGAGAGCCAGGTTTCGGAGGCTCACGTATCTGGATATTGGAAACTATGACCGAGCCAGAGCTGTTGTGCTGACTGCCTGTGTGTTGCATAATGTGTTTCTGGACCTAGGACAGGCGGTTCaaggagagaaggaggaagCCACACCCCAAGATGAAGAGGGGGAGGCAGATGACGAGGGTGTATGCAGACGTGACTCCATTacagattttctgtttaaaAGCTTTAATCATGGAAACGCGTGA